The following nucleotide sequence is from Acyrthosiphon pisum isolate AL4f chromosome A2, pea_aphid_22Mar2018_4r6ur, whole genome shotgun sequence.
ATCTGGAGCATCTAACAATGGAGTAAACGCATATCTACGGAACAAAACAAGTAttgagatattaattattattataaattaaaaaaaaaactatatattaaccTTTGATTGTTATTAGTTGGTCTCCAGAGTATCATAATCACaagtaaaattatagaaaactcAATATGCCAAAATGCATCGTCTAGCCATTGTTCCTTCCAATtctacaattattgaaaaaatattaatgtttattaaataatttaatacattttttaattaacttacaCCACCACAATCTGACAATCGTTGTGTTTTTATAGAATACAACATGAACAAAGTTGAGGTCACAACGGTGAAACCAAGAACATTGGTAAAATGGGTATATAATTGGAGTTTAACTGCAttccttaaaataaaatgaaatgtgtaaataaataagtttacaTGTATAATGGATAAAATACAATCAGATGTCAATgtgttggttaaaaaataaatcataattagaACTTCAATCTTTAACAACATTTTCCGACTTAAcgagtttattttaattaataacgtcatgaaccatgaaacaactttattgtatttgataataatataatataatatatggatcatataatattaattaaatacctgCGAAGTCTTAAAGCCCTAGTTGTCTGAGTTAGGGCAGCAAATATCCAACAGACAATTCCAGAATCTAAAGCAGCTAATGGCAATTCAACTAATAAAATCTCTGCACTCATATTACTTGACAATCGAAAATAGGATTCCATTAATGACATTGCTAGATATAAAGAACTGACTCCTAAAACCTTTGGTAAAAGTGGACCTAATCTGGgcctaaataataacatatttttataaatttaaaaattactgtagtaaatcattattttaccaAATACTTACTTGACAATACCAAACCCTAAGCTTACTATGATAACCAAGGTCCGCGCAAGTGTTCTTTTTAAACAAGAAATCACTTCAGCCATGGTCATTACtccataaatattatctaaatgtcCAGTAAGgttcaattcataatattcagCATAAAAGGCAGCTTTTTCAATCATTCCTGAAATGTAATAGTTGGTAAATTTCTGTATATTTTGGATTGATAATTACTGCAATTATTTACCTAGAAGAATGACAGCTCCAATCCAAAACTGTATTTGAAGCAGATCCCTCcattgcataaataataaaaccaaccaggttataccaaaaaatatgtaaacaaagCACATGAAGCCGTAAAACTAAAAGAATGTtggatttgaataaaattgtattcatgtacattgtacaatgtattttgttaaaattaattacatgtaACAATGGCCAATTTGTAGCTGATAAATAGCCATGTGGTCCTTTCATCGAAATTTCTATATTGGCAGTAAATTTGTCTTCACTTTGAACATATCTGGTATCTTGTTTAACTGTTGCTGTTAGTAAGTACACTCCATCTGTTAAAACTGTATAAACTCGATGATTGGATCTCTATTTGTGAAATAAAACGAAATGTttctttatagaaaaaaaaaatagatattatctaAATCTTTCAAACAATTAAgcaaattatacttatttcaaaataaaatcatattaccagtgttttaaatatataatattcatagttatatcacaataaattattacattaaacaagTATTGTTCAAAactacatattttcaaaaacaaaatgtctatAGTTTTTACATAAGTGTATTTATACAATCTGAACATTGAAATACAGATATGTATtatatcttgttttaaattgatgattagtttaataatttagttcacATAAAATTTGTGAATATTctcaatatatgtattttaaatgacttatagtataatatattttattttatagcttaTGCTATATCTATagaactatacattttaatttaagcgGATAAAAATCACTTACTTGATGTAGCgctttattatttgttttattaatttcatataacgATAAATCAtcctacaataaaaaaaatattgtacaaattatttactgaaatataatttttataacaagtATAAATACCAAATCTACTCCACTGGCACACGAGTATAATTTTTCTCCAGAATTCACATGGTTCATGTATGTATTATTGGTATTAACATCGTTATTAATATCTTCTATTTGGAGTTGTTTTATgagctaaaaaaatgtatttccaaatataggtaataagttattactaataacccTTGatgatactaaataaaaaaagagaaCTTACTCCGGGGCCAAGGTTCAAGTAATCATTCCAACACTGAGGTTCTGTCAGTATCCAACTGACAGAGACATTGTACATATCGCTACAACTGactataatacaaatcaaaattagaaaatttatttgtttgtacatCATACAACAGTaacatcaatatattaataaatttacttttaattgatatttcagTGCCTTTAAATAGGCTACCGAcacaatattgtacaaaattgtcctgaaaaaattaaaattaaattaaatatatcgtCAAACTGTATCAATTTCCGAATACGTTGGCATAGTAAACACCTCACATTGTCTATAATGGAGGACCATGATCCTTCACCGGGTCTCACAGCGTGACACGTAAACGCTAAAAAAGTACAATACAAAAAATGGATCGGGACATTTGACAACATTGAAAGAGTGTCAAACAAAATTTCGTAATAGCAAttcgtattaattaaaataaaataaattgttcacttCGTTCGTCGTTGaaaagcaataaataataaattcgcaTCCAATAttccaaaatgttttaaaatttaataatgtaaataaatgcaTATCTTATCACTGTCGAGTGTTGATAGTTATTCAGTGATAGCGATGTTATATCTTAATAACACACTAACCAATAGAGGTTCAGGACATTTCCcaccatatatttaaaaaaaatctcaaaattaataatattgattgaaatttgaaattattaaaactcgGATAATGATCCTACCTTTAAGTTTCATAATTGGTCGATTCAATCTATTATTGGAgctaaaaacacaaatttgttATGTCGTCCATACATACAATGTAATACGGAGACAAGACTACTTGGTAGACACTATAGACAACATAATATCCTGTGATAACTGTAAACTGACCAGTTGAGTAgcgtatacataatttttgtaatcTAAAATACACAAtcttttttcattcaatttgggttataatttcttaaaactttttctaaagtagaaaatgtatattattatttattacttactagcacgatttaagatagtactatcttaaatcgtgcttaCTGCTTATTCGCCACACGGACATTCCGTCATGCGGACGTCGTCGTTACAgccatattgttattattttatgttactgTGTTACAACTTGCAGCAATGCATAGATTATAGAGTaggtaatattactctatgcaTCAATGCAGTGTTTTTATCGGCGATAGTAGGTCAAATTgtattcttgtataatattaataattatcatagatatataaaactagtttattgattatttagtCATgtataatgagtataatatgtgtgcctatataatatctgTTGGATGTGacgaaaataaatgtatagtttacaattaccattttattttttatgttttcttgTAATACCATGAATGAAAAAcactatttttacaattttaaaatggccTATGGAGGTGTCAGAGCCCCCTCCCATCCCCcttgtataaagtatattattccCCTTTGCCAAACTGCATTGAAGCGATATAGGAACAATTTTACGAACGTATAGGCAGTGGCAGCGAACCAATGTATTAGGTGTGGCAGGCGCCACACCTATTTTAAGGGGTGGGTGTACACGCAAAATTGGTGGGTAATCGTAAtcctaagtataaaaatataagaaagatGACTTCCTAGTGTGTCGTAGCGTGTTTCACTTTTGTAAGAATAGCAACTTTATGATGGACATATCCGGGCGATACGCGACACGCTTGGGATCCACCATAGGAATCAACAACGTATATATGAGGGTCAGGAACACAGCCTGAGCAGATGTACCTGGGCCAGCAAGACCGAAGCCAgttcacgccaccagccattatacaacgctacaccgctactaccCCGAGATTCGCGCAGAAGACTGGGAAACGGGGACCCAACGGCTAGTTCACTCAGCGCCTCAGTATCATTATCCGAAACTGCCCCACAGCGGCAGGCGTGCCCCGGGGCATTAGTAGGATACCCGGACGGCTGATCCCTGTCCGGGTGATCTTTGATCTGAAAAAGGGCCGCGGGTCAAACGCTTCAAGTCTCCGCTGACTGGGCACTCAACGCACCGAGGAGCACGAACCAACGGACGGAGTAACCAGAAGGAAAACTGAACAAACTCAACACCTACAGCAGTCCACGACCAGAGAGAGCCAACATCGCCCCCATCCGACACCAACAACAGTCGAGGACGGATTCCGGGGAACGAGCGGTAAGCAGCAGAACAACGGTGTAACTCTCCCAACCACGAAAACTCAGTCGAAACTGCCGACAGTGGATTGGTGGCCCACTGCGCAGGAGTAAGACACCCACAGCACGACTAGCCATCGTCAGGGTGACTGAGGAAGTAGGGGCTGCAGAGGCAGACAACCACGTGACGCAGCGACCCGAGTGGACCCGGAACTACGACGGAACAAGCACGGAGACAGAAGGAAAACTGGGAAACCAACGACGGCGAGACGCGCACTCCACATCACCGGAAGCAGAAGACGCGAGGCACGAGACTCGAGGCTGACCGGCTATTAAGCCTGGCCGGGAAAACCCAGAACGTGACTTCAAGAGCGGCGGGCAGCATAGCCGGGTCGAGAAGTCAACCAATGCCAACAGCGGGCCATAGCCAACAACgtatcaatgtatttatttttttttttctcataaaatgTCAAAGTAATTTAAATGTGCGCCCTCTAagcaactaaatattaataataataataatatcctagttcctagatatgagtctagataataatgtagtcatgtcatataaacacgtataaacatattctgacattctgtcgaaatttacaatatttgataatttatttttagaaaaaaatagaacaaaatttaatgcattatagaatatacttaattataaattgttataaatagggctcggaagttgatgaccttaaaaaaaataataaaaaatgacctaaaaaaatgcaaatatgacataaaaatgacaaaaaatgtccttaaaaaatgacctagaaaaattgcaaatattagttttaaactaataaaaatacatttttttaaaaatattttactctattttactataaaattctatataaatttatcaaagcttcgaattgctcaaaatatgacaaaaatgtccttaaaaaatgaaataaaataataaaatgtaggtataataatattcactacaaCACGACAACGACAAATGTAATCGGTGAGATAAAATCGGATAGATACTAACTTAGTCCGtggtaacttataaatattgaaaaaaaattcatggggGGGACTTACCCCCCTCACCACCCCTCGTTTGACCACCACTGCGTGTaacataggtatttaagtatattattagttcATAGGTAGTTGGTAAGTagaaggaataataatataatatattgtatcttaACGTTCACTTCACAGTTCACACGTtctacacaatacatattatttacaataaattcttGTATGGTGTATATGTCCATGTCGTATCCGCCGGTGTAATGcgtttttataagatttattcCGCAGTCATTTGTCACCTCTAGTGTTTGATGGCTTAAATATTTcttggaacatattataatatccgtgtAGCGTTTATACTGCAGGTTTATACTACGGTCATTATACTctgagtttttttatttaaaatatatatttatatatattttaacgatttttttagtcgttaaatctgtaacaattaattatatactcgacaaaacgaaaaaagaaacaatatttttttgttcacatcaaaatatgtttattttgataaaaggcCGAAAATAagtgaacaatttaataattttgaatagcttaaattaaaaaaaaaaaatacgacggaCAGGGTAGACACAATAAACAAGGGGGGGGAGGATGCGAGATGGCGATTGGTGCGGAAATGTAGTGTTGCtggccactggtcacctctgCACGTTCTTCAACCTGTCCCACGGGTTGACAAGTGTGGCTGACGCGTTTGCTCGGACGCTTGACGACCTTGCCCAGCCGGCGAGGCCCGACCGAGACGGCCACAAGGAGCGACCACGGTTGATGGCGACGGACTGCAGCTATAGTGCGCGATGTTCTGCGCGTCGACGGTCGACGGCGTGACGACTCGGTCCGACGGACGGCGAAGACCAAGACGCGGAGCGAGCGAAGTGAGATTTTATGCTGCGGAACCGTGGGGACGAGGGAAGCGGCCAATGTGGGATTACCGCGGGACGAGAAGGCGAGAGCCAGCGGATCGCATCACAGCGATCCTCGACTCTCGGTAATTTTCGCCCTGGCGTTGTCCCTTCGGCCGCCGCGCGCCGCCAGACCCTGAACGGTTAAGTTTCTGTGAGTTCTGGCCCGCTGACGTCCCCGTGTTCTAGCTCGGAAATCTCCGTACCACTCACCCCGTTCCGAAGTCTCCACCGCTGTCGTCGTACCGAGTCACCAtcgccgtcgtcatcgtcgGTGTACCGTCGGGGCGGAATCGTTGCCCGTGCCGGTACGTCTCCTAGCCGCCGTACCGTCGCCGTCTTCCGTTGCCGTCGCTCCACGTGACCGTAACTGCGGTCGGGCGCTCGCCGAGCCGCCAGAGGGTCTCGCGCGTCATCGACGACCGAGCGCGCTACGCCAGCGAACCAGTCGCGCTGCGGGTACAGGTCGGAGAACGTGCGCGGGTGACTTACCGCCGCGCACCGTCCGTGCTCTTTCTCGCATCCTTCCCTCCATTCCGTCGCCGTCATCCTGTCTGTCGTCTTCGCCCAGGGGGGGCAAGCTTCGGACGTCTCATCATCGGCAGAAGCAGCACAGCCCGCGGAAAAAGCGTTTAACGCTCATCCACCTCGTACGAGGCGGGTCACAGATTGCGGGTGCTTCCGCCGCCGGGTCTAACCAACCGACAAGCTCgccaaaatgatttaatacagCCTCTCCCCTGNNNNNNNNNNNNNNNNNNNNNNNNNNNNNNNNNNNNNNNNNNNNNNNNNNNNNNNNNNNNNNNNNNNNNNNNNNNNNNNNNNNNNNNNNNNNNNNNNNNNNNNNNNNNNNNNNNNNNNNNNNNNNNNNNNNNNNNNNNNNNNNNNNNNNNNNNNNNNNNNNNNNNNNNNNNNNNNNNNNNNNNNNNNNNNNNNNNNNNNNNNNNNNNNNNNNNNNNNNNNNNNNNNNNNNNNNNNNNNNNNNNNNNNNNNNNNNNNNNNNNNNNNNNNNNNNNNNNNNNNNNNNNNNNNNNNNNNNNNNNNNNNNNNNNNNNNNNNNNNNNNNNNNNNNNNNNNNNNNNNNNNNNNNNNNNNNNNNNNNNNNNNNNNNNNNNNNNNNNNNNNNNNNNNNNNNNNNNNNNNNNNNNNNNNNNNNNNNNNNNNNNNNNNNNNNNNNNNNNNNNNNNNNNNNNNNNNNNNNNNNNNNNNNNNNNNNNNNNNNNNNNNNNNNNNNNNNNNNNNNNNNNNNNNNNNNNNNNNNNNNNNNNNNNNNNNNNNNNNNNNNNNNNNNNNNNNNNNNNNNNNNNNNNNNNNNNNNNNNNNNNNNNNNNNNNNNNNNNNNNNNNNNNNNNNNNNNNNNNNNNNNNNNNNNNNNNNNNNNNNNNNNNNNNNNNNNNNNNNNNNNNNNNNNNNNNNNNNNNNNNNNNNNNNNNNNNNNNNNNNNNNNNNNNNNNNNNNNNNNNNNNNNNNNNNNNNNNNNNNNNNNNNNNNNNNNNNNNNNNNNNNNNNNNNNNNNNNNNNNNNNNNNNNNNNNNNNNNNNNNNNNNNNNNNNNNNNNNNNNNNNNNNNNNNNNNNNNNNNNNNNNNNNNNNNNNNNNNNNNNNNNNNNNNNNNNNNNNNNNNNNNNNNNNNNNNNNNNNNNNNNNNNNNNNNNNNNNNNNNNNNNNNNNNNNNNNNNNNNNNNNNNNNNNNNNNNNNNNNNNNNNNNNNNNNNNNNNNNNNNNNNNNNNNNNNNNNNNNNNNNNNNNNNNNNNNNNNNNNNNNNNNNNNNNNNNN
It contains:
- the LOC100161263 gene encoding transmembrane protein 87B isoform X2, with protein sequence MLSNVPIHFLYCTFLAFTCHAVRPGEGSWSSIIDNDNFVQYCVGSLFKGTEISIKISCSDMYNVSVSWILTEPQCWNDYLNLGPGLIKQLQIEDINNDVNTNNTYMNHVNSGEKLYSCASGVDLDDLSLYEINKTNNKALHQRSNHRVYTVLTDGVYLLTATVKQDTRYVQSEDKFTANIEISMKGPHGYLSATNWPLLHFYGFMCFVYIFFGITWLVLLFMQWRDLLQIQFWIGAVILLGMIEKAAFYAEYYELNLTGHLDNIYGVMTMAEVISCLKRTLARTLVIIVSLGFGIVKPRLGPLLPKVLGVSSLYLAMSLMESYFRLSSNMSAEILLVELPLAALDSGIVCWIFAALTQTTRALRLRRNAVKLQLYTHFTNVLGFTVVTSTLFMLYSIKTQRLSDCGGNWKEQWLDDAFWHIEFSIILLVIMILWRPTNNNQRYAFTPLLDAPDDDRDETELFIKDTYNDVKMRTTTNTNHNNSNVTPYKDYPASNSSTKSQTQLDDDLKWVEENIPGSLYETTVPILDYSEDDHNTAIERSKLQ
- the LOC100161263 gene encoding transmembrane protein 87B isoform X1, whose product is MLSNVPIHFLYCTFLAFTCHAVRPGEGSWSSIIDNDNFVQYCVGSLFKGTEISIKISCSDMYNVSVSWILTEPQCWNDYLNLGPGLIKQLQIEDINNDVNTNNTYMNHVNSGEKLYSCASGVDLDDLSLYEINKTNNKALHQRSNHRVYTVLTDGVYLLTATVKQDTRYVQSEDKFTANIEISMKGPHGYLSATNWPLLHFYGFMCFVYIFFGITWLVLLFMQWRDLLQIQFWIGAVILLGMIEKAAFYAEYYELNLTGHLDNIYGVMTMAEVISCLKRTLARTLVIIVSLGFGIVKPRLGPLLPKVLGVSSLYLAMSLMESYFRLSSNMSAEILLVELPLAALDSGIVCWIFAALTQTTRALRLRRNAVKLQLYTHFTNVLGFTVVTSTLFMLYSIKTQRLSDCGGNWKEQWLDDAFWHIEFSIILLVIMILWRPTNNNQRYAFTPLLDAPDDDRDETELFIKDTYNGDVKMRTTTNTNHNNSNVTPYKDYPASNSSTKSQTQLDDDLKWVEENIPGSLYETTVPILDYSEDDHNTAIERSKLQ